A single genomic interval of Halomonas sp. GT harbors:
- a CDS encoding threonine aldolase family protein, translating into MTSECTPRFLASDNTSGICPEAMEYLMEANQADDLAYGNDRWTARAADRFREMFDYDCDVFFVFNGTAANSLALSAMGRSYHSVICHELAHIETDECGGPEFFSNGAKLLTSSGANGKLTPQGIEALVTKRSDIHYPKPKVVSLTQATEVGTVYSREELLAIRAMADKHDLRLHMDGARFANACAGLNASPAELTWQVGVDVLCFSGTKNGLAFGEAILFFNRDLAEDFSYRCKQAGQLASKMRYVSAPWLGLLESGAWLTNAEHANAMARYLSEGLQALPGVSLMFPTQANSVFVEFPPHAIEALKAKGWTFYTFIGAGGARFVCAWNTTVELLDQLLADVKEVLE; encoded by the coding sequence ATGACCTCGGAGTGTACCCCACGATTTTTAGCCAGTGACAACACCTCAGGTATCTGCCCAGAGGCTATGGAATACCTGATGGAAGCCAATCAAGCCGATGATTTGGCCTACGGCAATGACCGTTGGACTGCCCGTGCGGCAGATCGTTTTCGTGAAATGTTTGACTACGATTGCGATGTTTTTTTTGTGTTTAACGGTACTGCAGCAAACTCACTGGCACTTTCCGCAATGGGGCGCAGCTACCACAGCGTTATTTGTCATGAATTGGCCCACATTGAAACCGATGAGTGTGGTGGCCCTGAGTTCTTTTCTAACGGCGCTAAACTGCTGACCTCTTCGGGGGCTAACGGCAAGCTAACGCCCCAGGGTATTGAGGCGCTGGTCACTAAACGCAGCGATATTCATTATCCTAAGCCTAAAGTGGTGTCGCTTACCCAGGCGACAGAAGTCGGCACGGTTTACTCTCGAGAAGAGTTACTCGCGATACGTGCCATGGCAGACAAGCACGATTTACGCCTGCATATGGACGGCGCGCGGTTCGCCAATGCTTGCGCTGGTCTCAATGCAAGCCCTGCCGAGCTAACGTGGCAGGTAGGCGTCGATGTGTTGTGCTTTTCGGGAACCAAAAACGGGTTAGCGTTTGGTGAGGCGATTCTGTTTTTCAACCGTGATTTGGCTGAGGATTTTTCCTACCGCTGCAAACAGGCAGGTCAACTGGCTTCGAAAATGCGCTACGTTTCTGCCCCATGGCTAGGATTGTTGGAAAGCGGCGCGTGGTTAACCAACGCTGAGCATGCGAATGCCATGGCACGTTATTTATCCGAAGGGCTGCAAGCACTACCTGGCGTTTCCCTGATGTTTCCGACCCAGGCGAATAGTGTTTTCGTTGAATTTCCTCCTCATGCAATCGAGGCGTTGAAAGCCAAAGGATGGACTTTCTATACCTTTATTGGAGCGGGCGGTGCGCGTTTTGTATGCGCTTGGAACACCACCGTTGAATTGCTGGATCAACTGTTGGCAGATGTGAAAGAAGTGCTGGAATAA
- a CDS encoding YeaH/YhbH family protein, with protein sequence MTYFIDRRPNAKHKSAVNRQRFLERYRKHIKRSVEEAVNRRSITDMERGEKVSIPTKDISEPVFQHGPGGARNIVSPGNKEFLEGDKIRRPGGQGGGDGTGEGGASNQGEGDDEFAFTLSREEFLEFVFDGLELPHLQRKPLKSLEEIKMVRAGLARDGVPSRISITRSMREAYARRIAMRAPIKRALKEAQEALAAEERKDPVLRNPARIVELKAEIERLEKRIEGVPFIDTYDLRYHQLSAQPQPSSQAVMFCVMDVSGSMTQNHKDIAKRFFLLLYLFLEKHYEKVELVFVRHHTAAREVNEEEFFYSRETGGTIVSSALTLVNKIIEKRYPAGQWNLYIAQASDGDNWDDDSNICRDLLVKQLMPQLQYYAYVEITPHEHQSLWHEYETVAAQFPERFAMRQIVDAGDIYPVFRELFKRRLSQEQ encoded by the coding sequence ATGACCTACTTTATTGATCGAAGGCCTAACGCTAAGCATAAAAGTGCGGTCAATCGGCAGCGCTTTTTGGAACGTTATCGCAAGCATATCAAGCGCTCGGTGGAGGAGGCGGTTAACCGCCGCTCCATTACCGATATGGAACGAGGGGAAAAGGTATCTATTCCAACCAAGGATATCTCTGAGCCGGTGTTTCAGCATGGTCCGGGTGGTGCGCGCAATATCGTATCGCCAGGCAACAAAGAGTTTTTAGAAGGGGATAAAATTCGCCGCCCTGGTGGTCAGGGCGGCGGAGATGGTACTGGCGAAGGAGGAGCTTCCAATCAAGGAGAAGGAGACGACGAGTTTGCATTTACCCTGAGCCGCGAGGAGTTTTTGGAGTTTGTGTTTGATGGTCTTGAGTTGCCGCATTTGCAGCGCAAACCATTGAAGTCACTTGAAGAAATAAAAATGGTGCGTGCGGGGCTTGCGCGTGACGGGGTTCCGTCGCGAATCAGTATTACCCGATCAATGCGTGAAGCTTACGCGCGCCGCATTGCCATGCGCGCGCCCATTAAGCGAGCCTTGAAAGAAGCTCAAGAGGCGCTCGCTGCAGAAGAACGCAAGGATCCGGTGTTGCGCAACCCGGCGAGAATTGTTGAGCTAAAGGCAGAAATAGAACGCTTGGAAAAGCGCATTGAAGGGGTACCGTTTATCGATACCTATGACCTGCGTTATCACCAGTTATCGGCCCAACCTCAACCTTCGAGTCAGGCAGTGATGTTCTGTGTCATGGACGTTTCTGGTTCCATGACTCAAAACCACAAAGATATCGCTAAACGCTTCTTCTTACTGCTCTATTTGTTTTTGGAAAAGCATTACGAAAAAGTAGAGCTGGTATTTGTGCGCCACCACACGGCAGCACGAGAGGTCAATGAGGAGGAGTTTTTCTACTCCCGTGAAACCGGTGGCACGATCGTTTCCAGCGCGCTCACCTTGGTAAATAAAATCATCGAAAAACGCTATCCCGCTGGGCAGTGGAATCTCTATATCGCCCAGGCGTCGGATGGCGATAACTGGGATGATGACTCGAATATTTGTCGGGACTTACTGGTTAAACAGCTTATGCCGCAGTTGCAGTACTACGCTTATGTGGAAATTACCCCCCATGAGCATCAGTCGCTGTGGCATGAATATGAAACGGTCGCCGCGCAATTCCCCGAACGGTTTGCGATGCGCCAAATTGTCGATGCCGGGGATATCTATCCTGTCTTCCGTGAGCTGTTTAAACGTCGGTTGAGTCAAGAGCAGTAA
- a CDS encoding NADPH-dependent 2,4-dienoyl-CoA reductase — translation MNHSPAYPHLFRPLTVGHLTLPNRVLMGSMHTNLEEAPNGFERLAAFYAERARAGVSLIVTGGIAPNAEGAVFQGANALTDESQLTEHKGVVDAVHDAGGHLCMQILHAGRYAYSPELVAPSALQAPINPFMPRALSSDEVEQQIDDYVRCAQLAQQAGYDGVEVMGSEGYLINQFICRRTNQRDDEWGGDFERRIRFPIEIVKRIRAAVGERFLMIFRLSMIDLVEEGSTWEEVVQLGQAIEAAGANVINTGIGWHEARVPTIVTSVPRAAFTEVTKRIKSALSIPLITTNRINMPEVAERVLAEGHADMVSMARPFLADPEWVRKAEAGLSDEINTCIACNQACLDHTFMGKLTSCLVNPRACHETELTLEPTQTPKRVAVVGGGPAGLATAVAAASRGHNVVLFERRSELGGQFNYARKIPGKEEFNETLRYFRVMLEKHAVDVRLNTAATLDTLAEFDEVVIATGVIPRELALPGADHASVLSYAEAIEHPERVGRRVAVIGAGGIGFDVSELLADQGHPEMDVAAWCDEWGVDLAVGDRGGLKPPMPPVSLRDIVMLQRKSSKPGKNLGKTSGWVHRASLKQRGVKTLTGCEYLKIDDAGLHIRRDGEEQVLAVDTVVVCAGQESVRELIAPLSQAGACFHVIGGADEAAELDAKRAIDQGTRLAASL, via the coding sequence ATGAACCACTCGCCCGCTTACCCGCATCTGTTTCGACCACTGACTGTTGGCCATTTAACGCTACCTAATCGCGTATTAATGGGGTCAATGCACACCAATTTAGAAGAAGCTCCCAACGGTTTTGAGCGTCTGGCAGCCTTTTATGCTGAGCGAGCTCGCGCGGGTGTTAGTCTGATTGTAACGGGCGGTATTGCTCCTAATGCTGAAGGCGCTGTGTTCCAAGGGGCAAATGCACTCACCGACGAGTCTCAGCTAACTGAGCACAAGGGCGTTGTTGATGCCGTTCATGACGCGGGCGGGCATCTGTGTATGCAGATTCTCCATGCCGGGCGCTATGCCTATTCACCTGAACTGGTGGCTCCCTCTGCGCTACAGGCACCGATCAACCCGTTTATGCCCCGGGCTCTGTCTAGCGATGAGGTTGAGCAGCAGATAGACGACTATGTACGCTGTGCACAGCTCGCCCAGCAGGCGGGTTACGACGGTGTTGAAGTGATGGGGTCTGAAGGTTACTTGATCAACCAGTTTATTTGTCGTCGCACCAATCAGCGTGATGATGAGTGGGGCGGTGATTTTGAGCGACGTATTCGCTTTCCGATCGAAATTGTGAAACGTATTCGCGCGGCGGTGGGCGAGCGCTTCTTGATGATCTTTCGCCTGTCGATGATTGATCTGGTGGAAGAAGGCAGCACATGGGAAGAAGTGGTGCAGCTTGGCCAGGCCATTGAAGCTGCGGGCGCAAATGTGATTAACACTGGTATTGGCTGGCACGAAGCTCGAGTGCCAACCATTGTAACCAGCGTACCTCGTGCAGCGTTTACCGAAGTTACCAAACGTATTAAATCAGCACTATCCATCCCGCTGATCACCACCAACCGTATCAATATGCCCGAGGTTGCTGAGCGCGTGCTAGCAGAGGGGCATGCCGATATGGTGTCGATGGCACGCCCGTTTTTGGCTGACCCTGAATGGGTGCGTAAAGCCGAGGCGGGCCTTTCAGACGAAATTAATACCTGTATTGCCTGTAACCAAGCCTGCCTAGACCACACCTTTATGGGCAAGCTCACATCATGCTTGGTTAACCCCAGGGCGTGTCATGAAACAGAGTTAACCCTCGAACCCACGCAAACACCTAAGCGGGTAGCGGTTGTCGGTGGGGGCCCCGCGGGGCTTGCCACCGCCGTGGCCGCTGCCAGTCGGGGGCATAACGTGGTGCTGTTTGAGCGACGTAGCGAGCTGGGTGGGCAGTTTAATTACGCCCGTAAAATTCCAGGTAAAGAAGAATTTAACGAAACGTTGCGCTACTTCCGAGTAATGCTAGAAAAACATGCGGTGGATGTTCGCCTAAATACAGCGGCTACCCTCGATACATTAGCTGAATTTGACGAGGTAGTGATTGCCACCGGCGTGATTCCCCGTGAACTTGCGCTACCAGGGGCTGACCATGCCAGCGTGCTTAGCTACGCTGAGGCCATTGAGCACCCTGAGCGTGTGGGCCGGCGCGTAGCCGTGATTGGCGCGGGTGGTATTGGCTTTGATGTTTCAGAGCTGCTCGCCGACCAGGGGCATCCTGAAATGGATGTGGCAGCCTGGTGTGATGAGTGGGGCGTTGACCTTGCCGTGGGCGATCGTGGTGGTCTGAAACCGCCAATGCCACCAGTTTCTCTTCGTGACATTGTTATGCTTCAACGCAAAAGCTCTAAACCAGGTAAGAACCTAGGTAAAACGTCGGGTTGGGTACACCGCGCATCACTAAAACAACGGGGCGTTAAAACCCTCACTGGCTGCGAGTATTTGAAAATTGATGATGCCGGCCTTCACATTCGCCGAGATGGCGAGGAGCAGGTGCTGGCGGTGGATACTGTCGTGGTATGCGCTGGGCAGGAGTCGGTTCGCGAGCTTATCGCGCCTTTAAGCCAGGCGGGAGCATGCTTTCATGTGATTGGCGGTGCCGATGAAGCTGCTGAGCTAGACGCAAAGCGGGCCATTGATCAAGGCACACGTCTTGCCGCTTCCCTTTAG
- a CDS encoding DMT family transporter, which produces MPLIYFLPPLATVLIWSGNMTINQLTVGAIAPSSIAFLRWLLALAVMTPFVLPAVLRHRDEIRRHWPKLALLGLLGMGLWQGLAYMAAETTTATNMGILAAMVPLLTVLLSALILREPPTLGGVFGGVLAFIGVTVLLGRGNPLSLLQLQVATGDALMVVAATCYALYGVMLKRWAMNLPPWVMLYAQVCFAVLFLLPPYLMGPMTPVDSHNIWLILYAGIPASIITTFLWMRAVRQIGANQSSIFINLMPLFSALIAMAFLGEQVAGFHFMGGLLILAGVIMAQTLTRPLVRTPATDKTSSAQQ; this is translated from the coding sequence ATGCCATTGATTTACTTTTTACCTCCACTGGCCACTGTGTTGATTTGGTCAGGGAATATGACGATTAACCAACTGACAGTGGGTGCCATTGCGCCAAGCAGTATCGCTTTTCTACGCTGGCTGCTGGCACTGGCGGTAATGACACCGTTTGTGCTTCCTGCCGTGCTACGTCATCGCGATGAAATACGCCGTCACTGGCCGAAACTGGCGCTGCTAGGGTTGCTTGGCATGGGGCTGTGGCAAGGGTTAGCGTATATGGCCGCGGAAACAACGACTGCCACCAATATGGGTATTTTGGCTGCCATGGTGCCGCTTCTCACCGTACTGTTAAGTGCTCTAATTTTGCGCGAGCCGCCGACGCTTGGCGGTGTTTTCGGAGGTGTTTTGGCGTTTATTGGTGTAACGGTGTTACTTGGCAGAGGCAACCCTTTATCTCTGTTGCAACTGCAGGTAGCCACTGGCGACGCATTGATGGTGGTAGCCGCCACCTGCTACGCCCTATACGGTGTAATGCTGAAGCGCTGGGCGATGAACTTACCTCCTTGGGTAATGCTCTATGCCCAGGTCTGCTTTGCGGTTTTATTCCTGCTGCCGCCCTATTTAATGGGCCCTATGACGCCAGTAGATAGCCACAATATATGGCTAATCCTTTATGCAGGCATTCCAGCCTCCATCATTACCACTTTTTTATGGATGCGCGCGGTACGTCAAATTGGCGCGAATCAATCAAGTATATTTATTAATTTGATGCCGCTATTTAGTGCTCTGATTGCCATGGCGTTTTTAGGGGAGCAGGTGGCAGGATTCCACTTTATGGGTGGGCTACTCATCCTGGCGGGTGTCATCATGGCGCAAACGTTGACACGCCCTCTGGTGCGCACTCCCGCGACGGATAAAACGAGCAGCGCTCAGCAATGA
- a CDS encoding carbon-nitrogen hydrolase family protein gives MSLEELHLNLRNLTSDDYEQLKTLMDAVYHDIGGSWPKHTIDKLIQEFPDGQIAIEDDGMLVGVALTVQVDYDEFSNPHKYDDLIGHRETILNDQDGDAMYGLDVLIHPDYRGYRLGRRLYEARKELCRSHNLRAILAGGRIPEYHQHAQELTPAEYIEKVSRKEIYDPILSFQLANDFQVKRLLRKYLPEDEQSRGYATLLEWNNILFEPAESVLDTRPTQVRVGAVQWQMREFASVEAALQQIEYFVDALSDYQSDFAVFPELFNAPLMGLQDRSAQQDQMGAIRFLAGFTERFKTELSRMAVSYNINIVGGSMIEVGDDDRLYNIAYLFHRDGEIEKQSKLHITPQERRDWVIEGGDNLQVFDTDAGRVGILICYDVEFPELGRLLADQDMDILFVPFWTDTKNGYLRVRHCAQARAIENECYVVLCGSVGNLPSIENLDIQYAQSAVFSPSDFAFPHDAVLAETTPNTEMIFFSDLDLTRLTVVRAEGSVTNLKDRRKDLFDLRWRDWSWKSGANLEE, from the coding sequence ATGTCCCTAGAAGAACTGCACCTTAATCTTCGCAACCTTACCAGCGATGACTACGAACAGCTCAAAACGCTGATGGACGCGGTGTACCACGACATCGGCGGTTCATGGCCAAAACACACTATTGATAAGCTCATCCAGGAATTTCCCGATGGCCAAATTGCCATTGAAGACGATGGCATGCTGGTGGGCGTAGCGCTGACGGTTCAGGTGGATTACGACGAGTTTTCCAACCCGCATAAATATGATGACCTAATCGGTCATCGTGAAACCATCCTTAACGACCAAGATGGCGATGCCATGTACGGGCTGGATGTATTGATCCACCCCGACTACCGCGGCTATCGTTTGGGTCGGCGTTTATATGAAGCTCGCAAAGAGCTGTGCCGCTCGCATAACCTGCGTGCCATTCTGGCAGGTGGACGCATTCCCGAGTACCACCAGCACGCTCAAGAACTCACCCCAGCAGAGTACATCGAAAAAGTCTCTCGCAAAGAGATTTACGACCCGATTTTATCGTTCCAATTAGCTAACGATTTCCAAGTAAAACGCTTACTGCGTAAGTACCTACCAGAAGATGAGCAGTCTCGCGGTTATGCCACTCTCTTGGAGTGGAACAACATCCTATTCGAGCCTGCTGAGAGCGTGCTAGATACCCGCCCGACTCAGGTACGAGTGGGAGCAGTACAGTGGCAAATGCGTGAGTTCGCTTCAGTGGAGGCAGCCCTTCAACAAATTGAATACTTTGTTGACGCATTATCAGATTATCAAAGTGACTTTGCGGTATTTCCGGAATTGTTCAATGCGCCATTGATGGGCCTACAAGACCGCTCGGCCCAGCAGGATCAAATGGGCGCGATTCGTTTTTTGGCAGGCTTCACTGAGCGTTTTAAAACCGAGCTTTCGCGGATGGCGGTGTCGTATAACATCAACATCGTCGGTGGCTCCATGATTGAAGTCGGTGACGATGACCGACTATACAATATTGCCTACTTGTTCCACCGGGACGGCGAAATCGAAAAGCAGTCGAAGCTGCATATCACCCCCCAAGAGCGCCGCGACTGGGTGATTGAAGGGGGTGATAATTTGCAGGTCTTCGACACCGACGCAGGCCGCGTGGGCATTTTGATTTGCTATGACGTTGAGTTCCCTGAACTTGGCCGTCTACTAGCCGATCAGGATATGGATATTCTATTTGTACCCTTCTGGACAGATACCAAAAACGGCTATCTGCGGGTACGCCACTGTGCCCAAGCTCGAGCCATTGAAAACGAGTGCTACGTAGTACTGTGTGGCAGCGTCGGCAACTTACCTTCGATTGAGAACCTGGATATCCAGTATGCCCAATCAGCCGTGTTCTCTCCGTCTGACTTCGCTTTCCCCCACGATGCAGTGCTGGCGGAAACCACGCCTAACACTGAAATGATCTTCTTCTCAGACCTGGACCTGACTCGCCTTACTGTTGTACGTGCCGAGGGCTCAGTAACCAACCTGAAAGATCGCCGCAAAGATCTATTTGATCTACGCTGGCGCGACTGGTCCTGGAAGTCCGGGGCTAATCTGGAAGAGTAA
- a CDS encoding PrkA family serine protein kinase, which translates to MSIFDHVQDRFARVQQEDMSLEEYLALCRRDPKVYASASERMLEAIGEPEVIDTAKDPRLSRIFSNKVIRRYPAFAEFHGMEEAIEQIVSYFRHAAQGLEERKQILYLLGPVGGGKSSLAERLKLLMERIPFYAIKDSPVYESPLGLFSPEEDGELLEQEYGIPQRYLRSVMSPWAAKRLKEAGGDISQFRVVRLYPSRLNQIAISKTEPGDENNQDISSLVGKVDIRQLELYSQDDPDAYSFSGGLCRANQGLMEFVEMFKAPIKVLHPLLTATQEGNYNPTEGMGAIPFDGVILAHSNESEWQAFRNNRNNEAFLDRVYIVKVPYCLRVSEEIKIYQKLLEDSSLNAAPCAPDTLRMLAQFSVLSRLKVPENSSIYSKMRVYDGENLKDTDPRAKSIQEYRDAAGVDEGMQGLSTRFAFKILSKVFNFDGTEVAANPVHLLYVLEQALEREQLPSEVFERYIGFIKEFLAPRYVDFIGKEIQTAYLESYSEYGQNIFDRYVTYADFWIQDQEYRDPETGELLNRQSLNDELEKIEKPAGISNPKDFRHEVVNFVLRARAQNNGMNPSWQSYEKLKGVIEHKMFANTEELLPVISFNAKASKSDQKKHEDFVARMVDRGYTEKQVRLLSEWYLRVRKSQ; encoded by the coding sequence ATGAGCATCTTTGATCACGTTCAAGACCGATTTGCCCGCGTTCAGCAAGAGGACATGAGCCTAGAGGAGTATCTGGCGCTTTGTCGCCGTGATCCAAAGGTTTATGCCAGCGCCTCAGAGCGTATGCTGGAAGCCATTGGCGAGCCTGAAGTGATCGACACGGCGAAAGACCCGCGTCTATCACGCATTTTCTCGAACAAGGTGATTCGCCGCTATCCTGCTTTTGCTGAATTTCATGGTATGGAAGAAGCTATCGAGCAAATTGTGTCGTACTTCCGTCATGCCGCGCAGGGATTAGAAGAGCGTAAGCAAATTCTCTATTTACTGGGGCCAGTCGGTGGCGGTAAGTCGTCGCTGGCTGAGCGCTTGAAGCTGTTGATGGAACGTATTCCGTTCTATGCCATTAAAGACTCGCCAGTGTATGAATCACCACTAGGACTTTTTTCGCCAGAAGAAGATGGTGAGCTTCTGGAGCAAGAGTACGGCATTCCCCAGCGCTATCTGCGCAGTGTGATGTCGCCATGGGCGGCGAAGCGCTTAAAAGAAGCGGGCGGCGATATTTCTCAGTTTCGAGTGGTGCGCCTTTATCCCTCGCGGTTGAATCAAATTGCCATCTCTAAAACTGAGCCTGGCGATGAAAATAACCAGGATATTTCTTCGCTAGTGGGTAAAGTCGATATTCGTCAGTTGGAGCTTTACTCTCAAGATGACCCCGACGCCTATAGCTTCTCTGGGGGGCTTTGCCGCGCTAACCAGGGGTTGATGGAGTTCGTTGAGATGTTTAAAGCGCCGATTAAGGTGCTGCATCCATTACTTACCGCCACCCAAGAAGGTAACTACAACCCTACCGAAGGCATGGGAGCAATTCCTTTTGACGGTGTGATTTTAGCGCACTCTAACGAATCGGAATGGCAGGCATTTCGCAATAACCGCAATAACGAGGCATTTTTGGATCGTGTTTATATCGTCAAAGTGCCTTACTGTCTGCGGGTCTCCGAAGAGATCAAGATTTACCAAAAACTGCTCGAAGACTCCTCGCTTAACGCAGCTCCTTGCGCCCCTGATACGCTGCGTATGTTGGCGCAGTTCTCAGTGCTTTCGCGGCTAAAAGTACCAGAAAACTCTAGCATCTACTCCAAAATGCGCGTTTATGACGGTGAAAATCTGAAAGACACCGATCCTCGAGCGAAGTCGATTCAGGAGTATCGTGATGCGGCGGGTGTGGATGAGGGCATGCAGGGATTGTCTACCCGTTTCGCCTTCAAGATACTTTCTAAAGTGTTTAACTTCGATGGCACTGAAGTCGCAGCGAACCCTGTGCATTTGCTGTACGTACTTGAGCAAGCATTAGAGAGGGAACAGCTGCCTTCGGAGGTGTTTGAACGCTACATCGGCTTTATTAAAGAGTTTCTGGCACCGCGCTATGTCGATTTCATTGGTAAGGAAATCCAAACGGCGTACCTGGAATCTTACAGCGAGTATGGGCAGAACATCTTTGATCGCTATGTGACCTACGCGGATTTCTGGATTCAAGACCAGGAGTATCGCGATCCCGAAACGGGCGAACTGTTGAACCGTCAGTCACTGAATGACGAACTGGAAAAAATTGAGAAACCAGCAGGTATCTCTAACCCGAAAGACTTCCGGCACGAAGTGGTTAATTTCGTATTACGGGCACGTGCGCAAAACAATGGCATGAATCCCAGCTGGCAGTCTTATGAAAAGCTCAAAGGCGTTATCGAGCATAAGATGTTTGCTAATACTGAAGAGCTATTACCGGTTATTTCGTTTAATGCGAAGGCGTCGAAGTCGGATCAGAAGAAGCACGAGGACTTTGTGGCGCGCATGGTGGATCGTGGCTATACCGAGAAACAGGTTCGGCTGCTTTCCGAGTGGTACCTACGCGTGCGCAAGTCCCAGTAG
- a CDS encoding SpoVR family protein, translated as MSVARKPIATGSDWNFSVLERFDEELARLADEYRLDTYPNQIEVITTEQMMDAYASVGMPVGYHHWSFGKQFLAVEQAYKRGQMGLAYELVINSNPCIAYLMEENTLMMQVLVIAHACYGHNSFFKGNYLFRAWTDADSIVDYLVFARKYIAQCEERHGVHAVEQLLDACHALQNYGVDRYKRPSPISAEEEVRRQEEREAYLQTQVNMLWRTIPDAPNGIPSLPGSLHSDADPLGLHSGGLYPSEPQENLLYFIEKNAPLLAPWQREIVRIVRKLAQYFYPQRQTQVMNEGWACFWHYTLMNRLYDEGKVDEGLMLEFLQSHAAVINQPGFDSPHYSGLNPYALGFAIFMDIKRICDAPTDEDREWFPDIAGSPWRDTVEFAMRNFKDESFIQQFLSPKVIRDLKLFLIVDDDQMETLEVAAIHNERGYRRVREALSTQYALSVREPNIQVVEAAIRGDRSLTLHHVQDSRRPLGRSVYPVIRHLQQLWGFPVHLVSMEEGRVTRRYQWPIEEENKEVS; from the coding sequence ATGAGTGTAGCCCGTAAGCCAATAGCGACCGGTTCCGACTGGAATTTTAGTGTGTTGGAGCGCTTCGATGAGGAGCTCGCTAGGCTCGCCGATGAGTACCGCCTAGATACTTATCCAAATCAGATAGAAGTTATTACCACTGAACAGATGATGGATGCCTACGCGAGCGTAGGGATGCCGGTAGGCTATCACCACTGGTCGTTTGGTAAGCAGTTTCTTGCCGTTGAACAAGCCTATAAGCGCGGCCAGATGGGGCTTGCCTATGAGTTGGTGATTAATTCCAACCCATGTATCGCCTATCTAATGGAAGAGAACACGCTAATGATGCAGGTGTTGGTCATTGCGCATGCCTGCTATGGGCATAACTCTTTCTTTAAAGGCAATTACTTGTTCCGCGCCTGGACCGATGCTGATTCCATCGTTGATTACCTAGTATTTGCTCGTAAGTATATTGCTCAGTGCGAAGAGCGCCACGGTGTCCATGCAGTAGAGCAATTGTTAGATGCTTGTCACGCTCTCCAAAACTACGGTGTCGACCGTTACAAGCGCCCCTCACCTATTTCTGCTGAAGAAGAGGTAAGGCGTCAAGAAGAGCGCGAAGCCTACCTGCAAACCCAGGTCAATATGTTGTGGCGCACAATCCCTGATGCGCCTAATGGAATTCCTTCGCTGCCGGGTAGCCTGCACAGTGATGCAGACCCACTAGGCTTGCACAGTGGGGGGCTTTATCCCTCTGAACCACAAGAGAACTTGCTCTACTTTATTGAAAAAAACGCGCCGCTTTTGGCTCCCTGGCAGCGTGAAATTGTGCGTATCGTGCGTAAACTGGCGCAGTATTTTTATCCCCAGCGACAAACCCAGGTAATGAATGAAGGGTGGGCTTGCTTTTGGCACTATACGCTGATGAATCGCTTGTATGATGAAGGAAAGGTTGATGAAGGCTTGATGCTGGAGTTTTTGCAATCCCATGCCGCGGTTATCAATCAGCCAGGTTTTGATAGCCCGCACTACAGCGGCCTTAATCCCTACGCGTTGGGATTTGCGATCTTTATGGATATTAAGCGGATTTGTGATGCGCCAACGGATGAAGACCGGGAGTGGTTTCCCGATATAGCGGGTAGTCCGTGGCGTGATACCGTTGAGTTTGCAATGCGAAACTTCAAGGATGAATCGTTTATACAGCAGTTTTTATCCCCTAAGGTAATACGCGATCTCAAGCTGTTCTTAATTGTTGATGATGATCAGATGGAAACACTGGAAGTCGCCGCAATTCACAATGAGCGGGGTTACCGGCGAGTGCGAGAGGCGCTTTCAACTCAATACGCGTTATCGGTGCGTGAGCCCAATATTCAAGTTGTCGAAGCGGCTATACGTGGGGATCGTTCGCTGACTTTGCACCATGTACAAGATAGCCGTCGGCCCCTTGGTCGCAGCGTATATCCTGTGATTCGCCATTTGCAGCAGCTATGGGGATTCCCGGTGCATTTGGTCTCAATGGAAGAGGGGCGCGTAACGCGGCGTTACCAGTGGCCGATTGAGGAGGAAAACAAAGAAGTGAGTTAA
- a CDS encoding MGMT family protein gives MPRPELLEQIYTIVDQIPAGRVTTYGRIAAMTEGATPRMVGSAMRHLPEGHQLPWHRVIAASLKLADHGGADRQHQKLRDEGVMFDSKGRVPAHLVWPD, from the coding sequence ATGCCACGCCCAGAACTGCTCGAACAGATTTATACCATTGTTGATCAGATTCCTGCTGGGCGGGTAACGACTTATGGGCGTATCGCGGCGATGACCGAGGGCGCCACGCCGCGCATGGTTGGCTCGGCGATGCGCCACTTACCAGAAGGGCATCAGCTTCCCTGGCATCGCGTCATTGCCGCGTCGTTAAAGCTTGCCGACCACGGCGGTGCTGACCGTCAACATCAGAAATTGCGTGATGAAGGCGTTATGTTTGATAGCAAAGGGCGTGTGCCTGCTCACCTTGTCTGGCCGGATTGA